The sequence CCCCCTGCCCCAACGAAAAAACGCGACCCGGAGGTCGCGTTTCTCTCGAACCAGCCGAAGCTTAGTTCTTATCCTTGTCGACGATCTTGTTGGCCGTGATCCAGGGCATCATGGAGCGCAGCTTCTCACCGACAGTCTCAATCTCGTGCGCCGCATTCTGACGACGACGCGCGGTCATGGACGGGTAGTTCGTGTTGCCTTCCTGGATGAACATCTTGGCGTACTCGCCGCTCTGGACACGCTTCAGTGCATTGCGCATGGCTTCGCGGGACTGCTCGTTGATGACTTCCGGGCCGGTCACGTACTCGCCATACTCCGCGTTGTTGGAGATGGAGTAGTTCATGTTGGCGATACCGCCTTCGTACATCAGGTCGACGATCAGCTTAAGCTCGTGCAGACACTCGAAGTATGCCATCTCCGGCGCGTAACCGGCTTCGGTCAGGGTCTCGAAACCGGCCTTGACCAGCTCAACGGTGCCACCACACAGAACGGCCTGCTCACCGAACAGGTCGGTTTCAGTTTCGTCCTGGAAGGTGGTTTCGATGATGCCGGTGCGGCCACCACCAATGGCACTGGCGTAGGACAGCGCGATGTTCTTGGCATTGCCGGA comes from Marinobacter bohaiensis and encodes:
- the ilvC gene encoding ketol-acid reductoisomerase — protein: MQVYYDKDCDLSIIQGKKVAIVGYGSQGHAHANNLKESGVDVVVGLREGSASAAKAESAGLTVKSVADASKEADIVMVLAPDENQKAIYEGQIEPNLKKGGVLAFAHGFNVHYNQIVARADLDVIMIAPKAPGHTVRTEFTRGGGIPDLIAIHQDASGNAKNIALSYASAIGGGRTGIIETTFQDETETDLFGEQAVLCGGTVELVKAGFETLTEAGYAPEMAYFECLHELKLIVDLMYEGGIANMNYSISNNAEYGEYVTGPEVINEQSREAMRNALKRVQSGEYAKMFIQEGNTNYPSMTARRRQNAAHEIETVGEKLRSMMPWITANKIVDKDKN